The nucleotide sequence CCCGAGCTGCTCCGGATGATGAAGGAGCTGAGGATTCCGTACAGCGCCTTCCTCAGCGACTACGTCGTCAAGGACGACTACGGCTACTTCGCCCGGATGCAGAAGTCGCAGGAGTCCGGGGTCTCGCTCCACAACCACACTCTCAACCACCGCTATCTGCCGGGACTCTCGTACAGCCAGCAGAAGCGCGAGATCTGCGGCATGCAGGACGTCATCGAGAAACGATTCGGCAAGCGGCCCCCGCTCTTCCGCCCGCCCTACGGCAACTACAACGAGGACACCCTGCGCGCGGCCAAGAGCTGCGGCGTCAAGGCCGTCCCGCTGTGGGCCTCCGAGGCCTTCCCCGACCACATGGAGTGGCGCGAGTGGGACCGGGACCTCCACCCCGGCGACATCGTGCTCACCCACTTCCGGGGCAAGGAGGACTGGAAGGGCACCATGCCCGACATGATCCGCAGGGTCATGAACGTGATCACCTCCAAGGGGTACGCGGTCGCGAAGCTGGAGGACTACGTATGAGCCGGCGGCGCGGTACGGGTGCCCTGGTCGCCGCGGTCCTGCTGCTCGGCCTCACCGGCTGCGCCTCCGCCGTCGACCCGCTGGAACGCCTCGGCCGCAAGGCGGTGGAGCAGACCCGTGACGGGGACGGCCGCCGCGCGAACGTGGAGCACGTACGGGCGGAGGGGCTCCCCTAGGGGCTCCCTAGGGGCTGAGGGGGCTGACCGCGGCGTGGCGGGCGTGGCGGGCGAGGCGGGCGAGGCGGGCCTCACCCTCCCGGGCACTCGCACGGCCCGCCCCCGCTGGTGCACACGCAGCGCCCCTCCACCGGCGCCTGGGCGGGCGGCGGGGCGGGGTGCGAGCGCGCCCACTCCTGCGTCGCCCCGTGCACCGTGAGGAACGCGAGCAGCAGGGCGGCGGCGAACTGGCCCCCGGGAGCCCAGGACCAGCCGCCGCGCCACAGCGCGAACGCCAGGAGCAGGATCCCGGCCGTGATCGCCCCGAAGGTCAGCACCGGCACCCAGTCCATGGGCGGCGGCCCCGGCCGCTCCGGGTCGTACCGCGACCCCCAGGGGCGGAAGAGGAGGGTGAAGACGGCGAAGAGGACGAACCCGACGTCGAGCAGGAGGAGTGCCAGCGCGAGCAGGACGTCGTGGACCGTGCGCTGCCGGGGGC is from Streptomyces venezuelae ATCC 10712 and encodes:
- a CDS encoding polysaccharide deacetylase family protein — protein: MAKGVHRSTRVLGAALVVAALASAATACSEDTGPDRGAPAPAAGQQAQGQAAAGALNAYVEKVRAQRAARVLAAKKWGLAKPPLEAPAPPAVKPKITTRKGFETDGEGLPPVFTTVPTKQKVVFLTIDDGAEKDPELLRMMKELRIPYSAFLSDYVVKDDYGYFARMQKSQESGVSLHNHTLNHRYLPGLSYSQQKREICGMQDVIEKRFGKRPPLFRPPYGNYNEDTLRAAKSCGVKAVPLWASEAFPDHMEWREWDRDLHPGDIVLTHFRGKEDWKGTMPDMIRRVMNVITSKGYAVAKLEDYV
- a CDS encoding DUF6234 family protein, translating into MATTPRPRQRTVHDVLLALALLLLDVGFVLFAVFTLLFRPWGSRYDPERPGPPPMDWVPVLTFGAITAGILLLAFALWRGGWSWAPGGQFAAALLLAFLTVHGATQEWARSHPAPPPAQAPVEGRCVCTSGGGPCECPGG